From a region of the Papilio machaon chromosome 26, ilPapMach1.1, whole genome shotgun sequence genome:
- the LOC106718703 gene encoding glutamate--cysteine ligase regulatory subunit, whose translation MLKSASKVTINTGNVLNLIDIKKKAGQNVTEELSESIKLTLSEWGNQKEKPVQNGINEESNPKTSQIHSDYMVVSTSTAPREAVLNITRPHDDVQNKMAEEERKNLKIGVKIFINEDSTSALTECLEKVFTALRTEFIENVILAYNPDLLYKEEPLEDSNLKNTFTKASPISLGSNVGRLSSTEMEADSEADARKCEAILPGIKVLWAVLEDYVKEGRVHQLGVADVGGGCLRKLHAWARVKPAIAQINLASCCVVPPSLHAFCRANDVQLLTHADPPDLLSLAALKTITDAGVGCNNLDWCARYQVHIKCRGVLALKGYVCKATLGNAIEAK comes from the exons ATGTTAAAGAGTGCTTCCAAAGTGACGATTAATACTGGAAATGTTCTCAACTTGATCGATATTAAGAAAAAGGCTGGGCAAAATGTTACTGAAGAG CTATCGGAAAGTATAAAACTGACATTATCAGAATGGGGTAATCAGAAAGAAAAGCCAGTTCAGAATGGAATAAACGAAGAATCTAATCCAAAAACATCTCAGATTCACTCGGATTACATGGTGGTTTCGACATCAACGGCGCCAAGAGAAGCGGTTCTCAACATAACGAGGCCACATGATGatgtacaaaacaaaatggcggAGGAGGAACGAAAGAATCTGAAGATCGGTGTTAAAATCTTCATTAATGAAGACAGTACGTCCGCGTTGACGGAGTGCTTGGAAAAag TATTTACAGCTTTACGTACAGAGTTCATAGAGAACGTTATCCTGGCGTACAATCCGGACTTGCTTTACAAAGAGGAGCCATTAGAAGACTCCAATCTAAAGAACACATTCACTAAGGCCTCACCCATATCACTAGGCAGTAATGTTG GACGTTTATCCAGTACAGAGATGGAAGCAGACAGTGAAGCTGATGCGAGGAAATGTGAAGCTATATTGCCCGGCATTAAAGTACTTTGGGCGGTGTTAGAGGATTATGTTAAAGAAG GTCGCGTGCACCAGTTGGGTGTGGCAGATGTAGGCGGCGGGTGCCTACGTAAGTTACACGCGTGGGCGCGAGTCAAACCTGCCATTGCGCAGATAAACCTCGCCTCATGTTGTGTTGTACCGCCTTCACTGCACGCCTTCTGTCGCGCCAATGATGTGCAGCTTCTCACACATGCTGATCCACCAG atcTCCTCTCCCTAGCAGCTCTTAAAACTATAACAGACGCTGGCGTCGGTTGTAACAACTTGGATTGGTGCGCGAGATATCAAGTTCATATTAAATGTAGAGGAGTACTCGCTCTCAAAGGTTACGTGTGCAAGGCGACACTGGGCAATGCTATTGaagctaaataa
- the LOC106718747 gene encoding transmembrane protein 14C has translation MGVDILGFAYAATVAAGGIMGYAKAGSIPSLGAGLIFGSILGVGAYQLSQDPSNYTLMLGTTTTLGGLMGYRFYNSRKFMPAGLVFVLSVGMLAKLIVKNVGSKSAFPVKTG, from the exons ATGGGTGTCGATATTTTGGGATTTGCTTACGCTGCTACTGTAGCGGCCGGCGGAATTATGGGTTACGCTAAAGCAG gctCAATTCCATCTTTGGGAGCAGGCCTTATTTTCGGGTCGATTCTAG GTGTGGGTGCGTACCAACTGAGTCAAGATCCCTCAAACTATACTCTGATGTTGGGCACCACAACTACTCTTGGAGGTCTTATGGGATatag GTTTTACAACAGTAGAAAGTTCATGCCAGCTGGTCTAGTATTTGTATTATCCGTGGGAATGCTGGCAAAATTGATAGTCAAAAATGTTGGATCAAAATCAGCCTTTCCTGTTAAGACAGGCTGA